DNA sequence from the Acipenser ruthenus chromosome 20, fAciRut3.2 maternal haplotype, whole genome shotgun sequence genome:
ATGCAGTaccacaaaaatatatttacaggAAACCAAACTTATCCGGCCTGGTTTTGGAACCAGTCCCTCTGAAACATTACACAATAGAATTGGTGAGTGGGGAATGCAGTAGCCGTTCTTGAGGTTCAAATACAGTcagaagtaaaataaaactggTGGTCTCAGTGAAGGCCTCAATGGACAGTAGGCCTTATCACAAAACCACAACCCCGTTTGGCTTAACTTGCATTAAATAGGCTTTCACAAAACCAGATACCAGATGCCTTGACAAGCTGgctttttcatgttgtttttttttcttcatcattCATTCTTGACTTCATCCTCAGAATCCCACTTCCTTGTAGTCTAATGACAATACCACAATACAAGACCGTTATGTTTGTTTCCTTGTTTGAAAGCAAAGCACCAGAGAGAAACTGGTAATGGTGCTTTTTAAAGAGGAACTCTTTATTTCTTTCACCCATGCATTCATCTCACAGAAGCACGCATtgataaaactgttttttttgtttttttaaatcttgcttTCAAAACGTAGGAGTTCATGGGGACTAACTTCTtcactgacattcaaaatgtccccatTTTCccattgtgtgtgtcttgtttaagTGCTCGGTAGACTTGAAAACCTTCTAGTCAGGAATTTAAGAATAGAACCCAACAATGGAAAGCCATAGAATTCCAGGCCTATTAAAGGGTTTATTACACAGGCTTTAGGGTCTAATGGGCAGCAAAGGGAGGTTCAGGTTTCTGGTGGGGTCCAAATACATGTGTGTGGTGGCAGAGTAAATGGATTTAAATGATTTGCTATGCTGAGGGAAGACTAGTTTGTTTTAAAGTCTTGGCTGTATTAGCCCTTTAACTTGGCTGGAGTCACCCCATGTGCCCCTAGTGGTCATATAGGTACTATTAGTATTAATGAGTAAGTAGCgggtttctgaaaaatatagcgttccacgtccccaggtgctgctacaactgtttaaataacgtacctgtcatttcttttaaTTGTTATCATGCTGACAACTTGTtgtacttataactttaaagtctgtttcaaagctcttaaCAATATGGGCACTCTAGTGCACTAGTAAtgcaaggattattgcccacatgtcaaacagtgcactagagcagcatgtgaggatgtataacgctatatttttcagaacccagcTGCTTTCTCTTTAACAATAGCTGTAGCCATGCCCAAGATTTCCTATAATATTCAATAGTGCACACTAGCACTTCTGTTCCAAAGGCTATTAGTTCAGCTTGGATATGAGGCTGTGAATTCTCCACCGTCCTCCCGTAGTGTTTTCATAGCTTGGGTGGTATTGACGTTGGCACAAGAGACTATCCCTACTAACTTTCCAGGGGACTCGCATGTTCAGATTTGTGACGCCAAGCAATTCCAAACAGGAAGCGCTCCCTTCTTTGGGAAACTGTTTTCCCTTTTATTTCCATCTATAAACATCCAGGGGGGAATAAAATGAATAACCAGGTTTGCAAATTCCCAGTGGAACAATCAGTGACCGCGAATTGCAGTACCACTAACAGAAGCCTAGATGGCACTGTGTCAATAAAGCTTGAGTTTTTGAAAAGAATGTTTATAATCTAACCGAAGCCCATATTGAAATCCCCATGCTGAAATTGGCTAGTACAGGAACATGTATGACCATATACCGCTGTAAACGTTAAATAGCTTTACCAATCAGTAATTAAATAACTTGGAAGAACCCTGTGCAATATTAGGTATTTAGAAAGACTTCTTGTTGGAAATATTTGTCATTTAACTTTTAAATGGAAAAGATTCATCTTAAACACTTGGACAGTACAGAGCAGCCTGTGAtgctgtctctcccccctctctctcctcctccagctcaCCCCCAACTCTGCCTGTCTGAGTCCTGTATCAAGGTTGCTAGCTCTATCCTGGGCTCTCTGGACCGCACTGTGGACCCCTGCCAGGACTTTTACTCCTTCGCCTGTGGGAGCTGGGTGAAGACCAACCCCCTGCCTGACGGCCACTCCCGCTGGGGCACATTCAACAGCCTGTGGGAGCACAACCAAGCTATCATGAAGCACCTGCTGGGTGAGGGAGGAACACGAGGGCAGCAGGGCTCCTCGCTGCAGAATCACTGCAGACGTCTTCCCTTCTATGGCCCTCAGGAGCCGGGGTAGTGGACAGGGCAATGCATATCGTTCTTCAAGCTTGTGTCTATTGAACTTCCATCTCGATTCCTGCCTTTTTTTATAAATAGATAGATGGGGTCTGACAAGATAttagacacattattattattattattattattattattattattattattattaatattattattaatattattattattgattgggaCTTGCTTAATGATGAGTAAAGTATAGTTTCagatgaggacaatggcacttaatgggtcaATACCTGCTGGCATAAAACATGTTCGAATTACTTGGAAATGTGAGCATCTGCACAGCCCTTGTATTCAACTCATACTTTCAGGAGATTGTAGCAAACAAACTAATTCCAGAAATCCTGCCTGTTTCCTTCCATTAGCTACAGAAAacttaaaatgtgcagttttgaaagaaacacatattatagcaaatacgtattctcattttaaaacatgtctggTACTAAGTTTAAATAAAGTTCCCAGTTGTCTTGCCTTACCCTCAGAACATTTGTTAGACTTCCTTGGCCATTTCACCTCACCGGTGTCTTTTTGGTCAAAGCATGTTCGAGGCTGAAAGCATGTTAGCCTTTGAATGGGTGTGGAAATGACTAAGGAATTGTAtctatctgaaagcatggtttgcaaacagaaatgtatttaacctagtgtagtaccagatatcatagtgaaaaaaaataatacatgtttactgtaaaatgtgtttcattcaaaactacctaatttgagacctatataacacaCATTTCAGTACCATAACTGATTTATGGTATtagtttgttagctacaatcgcTTTCATTATTGATATTTAATTTACACATAGAAAATTCTTACTGAATGACCTTCATTTATTGCATTTGCTATTCCTGTCAACCAATTTCCACTAGAAATGATGTCCTATATTTTATGTGGAATGTCCCGTTTTGACCCTTGAAATAAAACCGGCACCAGAGCCAGGGTAACAGTGTGCATCTCCTCCCCTGTCAGAGAACACCACCATGAACGGGACGAGCGAGGCCGAGCGCAAAGCACAGAGGTACTTCCAGTCCTGTATGAACGAGCAGAAGATAGAGGAGCTGGGAGCACAGCCCCTCAAAGACCTGATCAACCAGGTGAGTGTGCAGAGCCCAGGTCCACCACGCACGCCCGCACCTCTGCACTCTGCGGGACTGCTCTGAGATCTGGGTCGTTTGCAATATGTcttgtttctgaaaaaaagctGCCCATATtaaaaccatagcaaagtgtattaaagcataggtaagcattgtaaagcacagataggtacgtatggtaaagcatattaagacATGGCAAACCACAGTAAATGCATGGGGAAAAGCTTGggtaaaactgcacatttactgtggtaaacttttgtaaagGATGCTCCAAGATTTGTGAAGTGATTTTAGCTGGACTTGCACTTTGATTCGCTCTGTCAGAAAGAGTAGATTGAAAAGGATCTCATTACACCTGGCTCCAAAGTATTGAGTTACACCCTGATGTAAATGAGTACCCCTGTAGTAAAGCGGTCCTGGTTAGGTGTTTTCTGAtgggtgtgcttgtgtgtgtttcagactGGGGGCTGGAATGTGACTGGTCACTGGGATAAAGATAACTTCCAGGAGGTGCTGCGCATTGTCTCTGCACAATACCGCACCTCGCCCTTCTTCTCAGTGTACGTCAGCACAGACTCCAAGAACTCCAACAGCAACATCATCCAGGTGTGTATAGACCTTCCATTACAGGGGGCAAACCACCGCACAACTATACGTTACATTTCATttcttgcatatttttttttcaagaggCTACTTCTGAAAAGATTCCTAAAAGCtaaagtgtttttaaagaaatgaccACAAAGAGTAATTTTTGCCTCCTTTGGCAAATGTGGCAACTGGGGGgttgtaaaagaaaaaatctatatatacaattggtCAGAAAGAGGGCAGAATTTACAAATGCACATCCCTGGTGGTAATTCTCAAACCATCGCACTTCtataggagtcttttcagaagcagactcAGTGGCTGAAAACAGACATGTAAATAACTCTCTAAGCTAGAAGATAATCATATGAAGGCATTAAATAGGTGAGATTATGGAAATGAAGTTGATCTCTTTAAGGTTTATATGTTCTTTTAAATCTACTTCTGCAATCATTTTCATTATGCTGGTCTATTTCCTCAGCAATCAGGGTCTTTTCTCTTTCAGGTAGACCAGTCAGGGCTGGGATTGCCCTCTAGAGATTACTACCTCAACAAGACTGTCAATGAGAAGGTAGGGGTGGAGGTCTTGTGGGTTCTTGCACATTGACCCAGATATTTCTGTAGATATTCCTGGTCATTACAATGTGCTGAAGGTCACGTTTCTATGGCGAGTCCCtctgcaaaaaagaaaacaaaaaaagcatctgTCACTTGTGATGAATCAGTATGGACACGTGACCCACTTTCTAATGGAATGTAATTGTGGTCTTATGAGCAATGCTTTTGGTGAGCACAAAGAGAACAGCAATCAAAATGAATAAATGTAATATTCAGGATGCCCAAACTGCtgtactcaaatattgtgtttacagtaaaacctgtctaatccagcccctctacaaaccagcattctgtataattcgGCATCATTTCTTGGATCCCAACCAAATTCCTACTGAAATTAACAGCGGAAACCCCTCTAATTCAGAACCTGTGTATTCTGGAATCCGTCATAATCTCGTCTGTCTAAAATCAGTACACACAGTCTAATCTgactttgagttcaggagcttctcttcagttctagttgtctgttGTAGACATATGTACACATGGATAGATCCGCATTACTGTTGTAGGTAAAGGAAACTTTATCCAAAGTAAATGTTTAGTAGCTCTTCTATAAGACACTCAAGAaaaagcatcttaaaaaaaaataagaaaatgtcaGAAGAATGAAGaaaagctacttgctcttttaaAACAATGTGCAACGTCCTTTGTAAGACTGTGTTCCCGGCAGATACTGACGGCCTACCTGAACTTcatggtggagctgggagtgctCCTGGGGGGAGAGGAGGCCTCTACGCGGGGGCAGATGCAGCAGATCCTGGACTTGGAGACCGCCCTCGCCAACATCACCATTCCCCAGGAGCAGCGCAGAGATGAGGAGCTCATCTACCACAAAGTCACGGCCAGAAAGCTGCAGGTGAGGCTGCCTTCCGCCAGAGAATCAGGGGGAATGTGCCACGCTACTAATTGCAGTCTGACAATGTGCAATTTAAAGTGGGTCATCTGATAAAAGCATGGCAGTGTGGGGTGCAGGTTGTCGTACACTCAGGGAAGCGCAGGGgagtgtcctggctgtgtgaagttacCGGTCTTCACTGGGAATTCCACAGAGAGAGTTGCCTTGTCTCCCCCGGGTTAGGAGACAAAACCGgcaggggctgtttctcctcatcgcactacaggggaccctactggccaggcaccggGTGAGACGGTTTTTGTTTTGCCTACAGAAAAAAGAATCAAATATCAAAATGACATCCCTGGTCTAGAGCCTCTGTTGGAGCAGTGTTGTGTGGAGCGCTCTATGAAACGGTCACTGTGTTAAACGATTCTCTTATGCTCTGATCGGTAGTGAGCAGTGATTTTGTGTCTGTTCTCTAGGCTCTGGCCCCGGCAATAGACTGGATGCCCTTCCTCTCAGCTGTGTTTGCCCCTGTGCAGCTGAACGATTCGGAGCAGGTGGTCATTTACGCACCAGAGTACCTGCAGAGAGTCTCGGATCTCATCAACAGCACCGACAAGAGGTAGGGGGCGCTGTGCCAGCTGTACAGGACCATTTTCTTACTCCTATTGGCATTGTTGGGTTTCATTATGAACTATCCCTTAAGTGGCGTGGAGCCCATTCATTtaagttgtatgtaaaaataatgtgaaataatgtataatgtgacatcttgtaacaattgtaagtcgccctggataagggcgtctgctaagaaatacacaataataataataagttaaagCTCCCAGTTTAAGGCACATGTTAAGTCAATTAATAGTGACTTCAATTTGAGtactttgttgccactgtgaggaagctcattttaacagaatactgttaATTGAAATtctgatcaatgatgtgttggaattgattaaaagggaattggaattgggaattgtttttagaattggaattgaaaaacaggaattggcCCCAGCCCTGCAAAGTAGTAAGTAGGCCTATTTTATTTCATATTCATTATTTCTTTTCCATATACAAGTAAATGCTGTGCGAATACAGTCTTGCACACAAATACATGCTGCAGTCAATTATAAAAAGTGATGGATGGCTTATTCTCATGGCTGTTCTGATCAGTTACAAACTTTCCCAATATGTTAGTTTTAAACCTTTAGAAAATCAACCGGAAATGAACACCTCTATATTGAAGAGCCTATTTAGCTCATTATGCAGTGGCTTGAGAGTGAGTTACAGTGTGTCGTGATTAGGGTACAGGGGTGTTTGAGTTAATGGAGGCAATTGAAGCCGTGGACTCGCTGGCTGCCTCTGTCTCCTCAGAGTCTGGTGTCAGCGTTCACCCTTCCTGTTACTGTCCTGCCCTCCCTAGTGTCCTCAATAACTACATGATCCTGAATGTTGTGCGCAAGACGGCCTCCAGCCTGGACCACAGATTTCAGGACGCACAGGATAAGTTTCTTGAGGCCATGTATGGGATCAAGAAGGTGAGTGGGAGTCTGAGTTTTCACTTAACTACAGTTAACTTACCAAGCAACTGAAAAGAATACTAGGTAAATAATATTGGCTGTGTTTCTTAACTTATTTTACAATTGAATTCTAGTGTAAATCAGAGTCGTGCTTGAGGTGAATGAATGCTGTGACAGCAGTGCTGTGCATTAGCACTGACCCTCCTCATGTGTGTTTCAGAGCTGCACCCCCCGGTGGAAACTGTGTGTCAGTGACACGGAAGCGCCCTGGGATTCGCACTGGGAGCCATGTTTGTGAAGGCCACCTTCGCAGAAGACAGCAAGAAGATTGTAAGTGTTCCTCTTACCTGTCCCTTTCAAGGAAGCATTGACATTGACATTGACCAGTCTCTCATCTCTAAACACtggtccacactgcctcccagtccgcCATCTCTAACCACCTCCCAGTCCATTATCTCTAATCACTATGCCACCCTGCTCTTCggctctaatcagtaggtcacagcCTTCCAGACCCACTGCTATTACCACTAGGCCACACAGCATCCATGTCCATAAACTCTTACTATTGGGTAATGCTGCCACCCAGACCCTCTAccctaaccactaggccaccctgcctcccagtccctcagcgtTTACCAGACAACCACATTGCCTCCCAATCTCTCAAGTGAATGTGTTTTGGCTGTGGTGCCATATACTGCACCAAGCATGGTTTGTCAATTGTTAATAATGGTACATGATAGCCAAATCAAGCCATGTTAAAAGAACCATGAATAAAACATGCTGTACCAGGGTTTAACATGATACAGATATATGGGTGAGCCACGCTTCCTTCCAGTCCCTCAGACACTAGTGTAGTTTGGACGCAATGTGAAAGAAAGTTAAGTAAGGTCAGTCACAAGGGAATGGTAATAAAACAGAGTAGGGAATGGTAAATCACTGTGCTTTAATCTACCAATAAACAATTCTCAACACCAGGCTGAAGAGATGATTACTCAAATTAAAACAGCCTTCGAAGACAGTCTGCAGTACGTGGGCTGGATGAATGTAGAGACCAGGAAAGCTGCTAAGGAAAAGGTATGATACTGCTTATCAAAACCTCACCGTATATATATAAGAGCACCTGCTGCCTAAAACTCAATTTCCCAGTGTGCACTGCAGTCACATTGGAGAGTTCACGGCTGCACTCGAGCACTACGGAAGCTCTAGTTTTGCTCACCAACCAGTTTTTAGTTTTGCtgcatataaacaaaaaaaagttttatgctATTGTAGAGGAGCCTAttcatcagggatggaaataagacccccattgcatagtagttggatccattcctggttttactaggagtttaataagatacacctgagcttgttacctatacactgtggctaatcaagctcgtactaaaacctggaatggtttgcaacaggagtcttatttccttcccagCTATTGATGCCAAGTTCCCAAAATAtggcatttaaacatttattttacatttacagtattacaTGTACAATGCAATTACAGTTTGAATAAAAgagacaagcaaaaaaaaaaaaacacacaaattcaAACTATATGTTTGCACTCCAAGATAGGCCAAGTATGAAGGAGTATACATATGTAACATTAGCACTGAATTTAAATGCTAAATGCTTACTTTGTGCTGTCGTCAACCTTGTTTACAGCTCAACACTGCCATCTTATGTTGCAGAAGTGCAACTGCACCAAAAAAGGATGACTGGAATTCTCTTTTTACATCTAAATCTCTCGAATTCTCTTTGATAGGCCGATGCAATCTACAACATGATTGGGTACCCCAAATTCATCATGGATTCCAAGGAGCTGGATAAAGTGTTTAATGACGTAAGTAAAACAAAGGGGTCTGTTAGCTACTGGAAGACAATAGCAGTAGTATCTTATTGGCATCATTGGGCCTGATTTTGAACTATCCCTTAAGTGGCGTTGAGCCCATTTAAAGTACTAGGTACATTGAATGGGAACTCAAAATGCTTGGTATggcattatttttttgcacatgCAATATTAATTTTGGGACATAAAAGCTGTAAGCATACTACAGTGTTCTACATGCCATATTGTGCTATTTATATCCTGATCATTTCAGTGCTGAACTTAGTTACATGTGAATCTATATGCTTTAAATTCCCAAAATGATATTTAGATGGTATAAATCATTTGTATGGCTGTTGATATGATATTATCAGTCCCCACTGACACCCAGTATATTCTGTCTGTGTGGTGATAATAAGGAGAtggtgaccaggagtgatattaaggAGGTTTGACTGTAGTAAACGGCCTgtgctattttgttttgtatcgGTTCAGTGGGTTTCTTTTGAATTCTCTGTTTCCTCCCTTTCCACTCCAGTACACAGTGGTGTCAGACCTCTACTTCCAGAACGTGATGCAGTACTACAACTTCTCTGCCCGGGTAACTGCCGACCAGCTGAGGAAAGCTCCCAACCGTGAACAGTGAGTAGAGCAGCGTGCCTGTGGGTGTGGACAAGGGACCGGGTTGAATCCAGCCAAGAGAACAAAGGCTGCTTTTCAATTCAGAACAAGGGTGCTGATACTTGTACTCCTAATTTCCTATAAGAAgtatttatcatttaaaatgtattcattaacatGTTGATTGCTCAACAAGAAAAGCCA
Encoded proteins:
- the LOC131698848 gene encoding LOW QUALITY PROTEIN: endothelin-converting enzyme 1-like (The sequence of the model RefSeq protein was modified relative to this genomic sequence to represent the inferred CDS: inserted 1 base in 1 codon); translated protein: MSAYKRATFEEDDLVDSPVDEVYPNGMQVSFGGASRSRRCWSDRTHVEKKLLVIVGVLSVCLLACIFVLSLRYRNAHPQLCLSESCIKVASSILGSLDRTVDPCQDFYSFACGSWVKTNPLPDGHSRWGTFNSLWEHNQAIMKHLLENTTMNGTSEAERKAQRYFQSCMNEQKIEELGAQPLKDLINQTGGWNVTGHWDKDNFQEVLRIVSAQYRTSPFFSVYVSTDSKNSNSNIIQVDQSGLGLPSRDYYLNKTVNEKILTAYLNFMVELGVLLGGEEASTRGQMQQILDLETALANITIPQEQRRDEELIYHKVTARKLQALAPAIDWMPFLSAVFAPVQLNDSEQVVIYAPEYLQRVSDLINSTDKSVLNNYMILNVVRKTASSLDHRFQDAQDKFLEAMYGIKKSCTPRWKLCVSDTEXALGFALGAMFVKATFAEDSKKIAEEMITQIKTAFEDSLQYVGWMNVETRKAAKEKADAIYNMIGYPKFIMDSKELDKVFNDYTVVSDLYFQNVMQYYNFSARVTADQLRKAPNREQWSMTPPTVNAYYSPTKNEMVFPAGILQAPFYTRTWPKALNFGGIGVVMGHELTHAFDDEGREYDKEGNLRPWWNNASIEAFKKQTECMVEQYGNYSINREAMNGKHTLGENIADNGGLKAAYKAYESWTRKHGEEEELPSLGLTNQQLFFVGFAQVWCSVRTPESSHEGMITDPHSPSRFRVIGTVSNSQEFSKHFHCPAGSPMNPARKCELW